Proteins from a single region of Deinococcus aquaedulcis:
- the tsaB gene encoding tRNA (adenosine(37)-N6)-threonylcarbamoyltransferase complex dimerization subunit type 1 TsaB has protein sequence MTASPSSVTLALDTATPWLTLALVWPGGELSVSREVGRAHAELLPQAARTLFDDVGLPFRADLIVIGTGPGSYTGVRVGASYALGLGRVWGAPVLGVSTLEALVRGEGKQGVSLDARKGNVYGAVYEVQSGMVHTRLHDPARLPLPDFQAILGDTPHHHDVAPDGLALLRAGVAHGQREWALAYL, from the coding sequence ATGACGGCTTCCCCCTCCTCTGTCACCCTGGCCCTGGACACGGCCACCCCCTGGCTGACCCTGGCCCTGGTGTGGCCCGGCGGTGAGCTGAGCGTGTCGCGCGAGGTGGGCCGCGCCCACGCTGAACTGCTGCCCCAGGCCGCCCGCACCCTGTTTGATGATGTGGGCCTGCCCTTCCGCGCCGACCTGATCGTGATTGGCACCGGCCCCGGTTCCTATACCGGCGTGCGGGTGGGCGCCAGCTACGCCCTGGGCCTGGGCCGGGTGTGGGGCGCGCCGGTGCTGGGCGTCAGCACCTTAGAAGCCCTGGTGCGCGGCGAGGGCAAGCAGGGCGTGTCGCTGGACGCCCGCAAGGGCAACGTGTACGGCGCCGTGTACGAGGTGCAGAGCGGCATGGTGCATACCCGCCTCCATGACCCCGCCCGCCTCCCCCTGCCCGACTTTCAGGCCATCCTGGGCGACACCCCACACCACCATGATGTGGCCCCGGACGGCCTGGCCCTGCTGCGCGCTGGCGTGGCCCACGGACAGCGGGAGTGGGCGCTGGCGTATTTGTAA
- a CDS encoding ABC transporter ATP-binding protein has product MTRPDAADAVQKGFDAQLTRRILRYVRPYLGLVIGGVVLALLISLASPLFALIQRHAIDAYLSPLAQGRAGSRQALLDGLTWTAMAYMGLKVVEFALQYGFTLAIGYLGQNVLRDIRADVFSKLQRLHLAYFDQNPVGRLITRVTSDVDAINQFITGGLVSLIQSSFIIVVYVVIMLSVNWRLALISFSVLPVLFLTTNYFRTKLRDAFRETRTQQAIVNSKLNENITGMLTVQLFGRQKRSALDFNLSNRALLSANENSVKWFSLFMPVVAVLGQVAVALILYFAARQILGADASGAVAGAITVGTLFAFVQLSQQLFQPIQDLADVFNNLQAAMASSERIFGVLDTEEAIQDKPDAKTLPHFEGRVDFERVWFAYDQSVTAETPDSDDRWILRGIDLSIAPGESVALVGATGAGKTSVTALVSRFYDVQRGAVKVDGVDVRDLAQHDLRKHVGVVLQDVFLFAGTIESNLTLNNPGIPHERVVEACRYVGVHDYILGLEHGYQTEVRERGATLSTGQKQLLAFARALIQNPDILLVLDEATANVDTETELRIQAALEKVMRGRTSIIIAHRLSTIEHCDRIVVMRKGRIVEQGSHRQLLDKGGYYARLHRLQYAQGDAAD; this is encoded by the coding sequence ATGACCCGCCCCGACGCTGCCGACGCCGTTCAGAAGGGCTTTGACGCCCAGCTGACCCGCCGCATCCTGCGCTACGTGCGCCCCTACCTGGGGCTGGTGATCGGGGGGGTGGTGCTGGCGCTGCTGATCTCGCTGGCCTCACCGCTGTTTGCCCTGATTCAGCGTCACGCCATTGACGCCTACCTGTCGCCGCTGGCGCAGGGCCGGGCCGGCAGCCGCCAGGCGCTGCTGGACGGCCTGACCTGGACCGCGATGGCGTACATGGGGCTGAAGGTGGTGGAATTCGCCCTGCAGTACGGCTTTACCCTGGCGATTGGCTACCTGGGCCAGAACGTGCTGCGCGACATCCGCGCCGACGTGTTCAGCAAGCTGCAGCGCCTGCACCTGGCCTACTTTGACCAGAATCCGGTGGGCCGCCTGATCACCCGTGTGACGAGCGATGTGGACGCCATTAACCAGTTCATTACAGGTGGGCTGGTGAGCTTGATCCAGTCGAGCTTCATCATCGTGGTGTACGTGGTGATCATGCTGAGCGTGAACTGGCGCCTGGCGCTGATTTCCTTTTCGGTGCTGCCGGTGCTGTTCCTGACCACCAACTATTTCCGTACCAAACTGCGCGACGCCTTCCGCGAAACCCGCACCCAGCAGGCGATTGTGAACAGCAAGCTGAACGAGAACATCACCGGGATGCTGACGGTGCAACTGTTCGGGCGCCAGAAGCGCAGCGCCCTGGACTTCAACCTGAGCAACCGCGCCCTGCTGAGCGCCAACGAGAATTCGGTGAAGTGGTTTTCGCTGTTCATGCCGGTGGTGGCGGTGCTGGGGCAGGTAGCGGTGGCCCTCATTCTGTATTTCGCCGCCCGCCAGATTCTGGGCGCCGATGCCAGCGGGGCCGTGGCCGGGGCGATTACCGTGGGCACGCTGTTCGCCTTCGTGCAGCTGTCGCAGCAGCTGTTTCAGCCCATTCAGGATTTGGCCGACGTGTTCAACAACCTGCAGGCAGCGATGGCCAGCAGCGAGCGCATTTTTGGCGTGCTGGACACCGAAGAGGCCATTCAGGACAAGCCCGACGCGAAGACTCTGCCCCACTTTGAAGGTCGGGTGGACTTTGAGCGTGTGTGGTTCGCCTACGACCAGAGCGTGACCGCCGAGACGCCCGACAGCGATGACCGCTGGATTCTGCGCGGCATTGACCTGAGCATTGCCCCCGGCGAGAGCGTGGCCCTGGTGGGCGCCACCGGAGCGGGCAAAACCAGCGTGACGGCCCTGGTCAGCCGCTTTTATGACGTGCAGCGCGGCGCCGTGAAGGTGGACGGCGTGGACGTGCGCGACCTGGCCCAGCACGACCTGCGCAAGCATGTGGGCGTGGTGCTGCAGGACGTGTTTCTGTTCGCCGGCACTATTGAAAGCAACCTGACGCTGAACAACCCCGGGATTCCCCATGAGCGCGTGGTGGAGGCCTGCCGCTACGTGGGCGTGCATGACTACATCCTGGGCCTGGAACACGGCTACCAGACCGAGGTGCGCGAGCGCGGCGCCACGCTGAGCACCGGGCAGAAGCAGCTGCTGGCCTTTGCCCGCGCCCTGATCCAGAACCCGGACATTCTGCTGGTGCTGGACGAGGCCACCGCCAACGTGGATACCGAAACCGAACTGCGCATTCAGGCTGCGCTGGAAAAGGTGATGCGGGGGCGCACCAGCATCATCATTGCCCACCGCCTGAGCACCATCGAGCACTGCGACCGCATTGTGGTGATGCGCAAGGGCCGCATTGTGGAGCAGGGCAGCCACCGCCAGCTGCTGGACAAGGGCGGGTACTACGCCCGGCTGCACCGCCTGCAGTACGCGCAGGGGGACGCGGCGGACTGA
- a CDS encoding ABC transporter ATP-binding protein, with amino-acid sequence MDSFRSLWPYLRLHTRQYAIGLIAVVIATSVNLLPFYLIRLTIDGLTGQVDTNPATPGITLGTAALYALGIVVAAVTAGFFMLVMRRQIVIASRQSEYEIRRDLFAHLQTLDKPYYDRARTGDLMNRLTGDLSAVREMLGFGAWQIVSIVSGFATAFAVMFSLSWQLTLIVVAIVPVIVGVLTYLARQINKRHRLAQEQNSLISARAQENFSGARVVKGYAIEDREIEDYRAMNLELLRRNIALTKVDGPLRSFMSLLLGLAFGLILLVGGRLILEPGSTFTVGMFVQFVGTLERLTWPMLMIGWITGIIQRGLASWVRLKEIFDAQPLVRDETGRTEARLRQLRGDIDFQNVTLRYGQTSVLEGVNLQIPAGTFLGITGPTGSGKTVLGQLLTRAMDPTSGSIRIDGHDLRAIPLSTLRDAISVVPQEPFLFSDTIANNIGFGIEARDLPEVPTGVSVVGAPPPADIPQTPDPAKVREAARLAGLLDDVEDFPAGFDTMLGERGVTLSGGQRQRTAIARAIVREPRILILDDSLSAVDTETERRILDGLREVSQGRTVILMAHRVSTLRHADQIVVLDGGRVAEQGSHEELIAQNGHYAQLERLQRLASDLDAEDDAVADPETAANLLEQKVTP; translated from the coding sequence TTGGATAGTTTTCGCTCGCTGTGGCCGTACCTGCGCCTGCACACGCGCCAGTACGCCATCGGCCTGATCGCCGTGGTGATCGCCACATCGGTCAACCTGCTGCCGTTTTACCTGATTCGCCTCACCATTGACGGCCTGACCGGGCAGGTGGACACCAACCCGGCCACGCCCGGAATCACGCTGGGCACCGCCGCGCTGTACGCACTGGGCATCGTGGTTGCGGCGGTCACGGCCGGCTTTTTCATGCTGGTGATGCGCCGGCAGATTGTGATTGCCTCGCGCCAGAGCGAGTACGAGATCCGGCGCGACCTGTTTGCCCACCTGCAGACGCTGGACAAGCCGTATTACGACCGCGCCCGTACCGGCGACCTGATGAACCGCCTGACCGGCGACCTGAGCGCCGTGCGCGAAATGCTGGGCTTTGGCGCGTGGCAGATCGTGAGCATCGTGTCTGGCTTTGCCACGGCCTTTGCGGTGATGTTCAGCCTGAGCTGGCAGCTGACCCTGATCGTGGTGGCGATTGTGCCCGTGATCGTGGGCGTGCTGACCTATCTGGCGCGGCAGATCAACAAGCGCCACCGCCTGGCCCAGGAGCAGAACTCGCTGATCTCGGCCCGCGCGCAGGAGAACTTCAGCGGGGCGCGCGTGGTCAAGGGCTACGCCATTGAGGACCGCGAGATCGAGGATTACCGCGCCATGAACCTCGAACTGCTGAGGCGCAACATCGCCCTGACCAAGGTGGACGGGCCGCTGCGCTCCTTCATGAGCCTGCTGCTGGGGCTGGCCTTTGGCCTGATTCTGCTGGTGGGCGGGCGCCTGATTCTTGAGCCCGGCAGCACCTTTACAGTGGGGATGTTCGTGCAGTTCGTGGGCACCCTGGAGCGCCTGACGTGGCCCATGCTGATGATCGGCTGGATCACCGGCATCATTCAGCGCGGGCTGGCCTCGTGGGTGCGCCTCAAAGAGATCTTCGACGCCCAGCCGCTGGTGCGCGACGAGACCGGACGCACGGAGGCGCGTCTGCGCCAGCTGCGTGGGGACATTGACTTCCAGAACGTGACGCTGCGTTACGGCCAGACCAGCGTGCTGGAGGGCGTGAACCTGCAGATCCCGGCTGGCACCTTTCTGGGGATTACCGGCCCCACGGGCAGCGGCAAAACCGTGCTGGGCCAGTTGCTGACCCGCGCCATGGACCCCACGAGCGGCAGCATTCGCATTGACGGGCACGACCTGCGCGCCATTCCGCTGTCCACGCTGCGCGACGCGATCAGCGTGGTGCCGCAGGAACCTTTTCTGTTCAGCGACACCATTGCCAACAACATTGGCTTTGGCATTGAGGCGCGCGATCTGCCCGAGGTGCCCACCGGCGTGAGTGTGGTGGGGGCGCCGCCGCCCGCCGATATTCCGCAGACGCCGGACCCCGCCAAGGTGCGCGAGGCCGCGCGGCTGGCCGGCCTGCTGGACGATGTCGAGGATTTCCCGGCCGGCTTTGACACCATGCTGGGGGAACGCGGCGTGACCCTTTCGGGCGGGCAGCGCCAGCGCACCGCGATTGCCCGCGCGATTGTGCGCGAGCCGCGCATCCTGATTCTGGACGACTCCTTAAGCGCCGTGGACACCGAAACCGAGCGCCGCATTCTGGATGGCCTGCGCGAAGTCAGTCAGGGCCGCACGGTGATTCTGATGGCCCACCGCGTCTCCACCCTGCGCCACGCCGACCAGATCGTGGTGCTGGATGGCGGGCGGGTGGCCGAGCAGGGCAGCCATGAGGAACTGATTGCCCAGAACGGTCACTACGCGCAGCTGGAACGCCTGCAGCGCCTGGCCAGTGACCTGGATGCCGAAGACGACGCGGTGGCGGACCCCGAAACTGCCGCCAACCTGCTGGAACAGAAGGTGACCCCATGA
- a CDS encoding citrate/2-methylcitrate synthase — MTNIAKGLEGVLFTESKLTFINGTEGILTHLGIPIQEWAENSTFEELSLALLNGHLPTAAELAAFDAELKANRAIPEALISVIQAMPKGIHPMQALRTAVSYLGLLDPQAEDTSPEGRRAIATRMIAQFATIIAAINRAQDGQDIVAPRMDLTHAGNYLYMLSGKEPTAEQARLFDIALVLHVDHGMNASTFTAIATASTLSDMYSCITSAIGALKGPLHGGANEAVMDMLDEVGTPEQAEAYITKKLDNKEKIMGVGHRVYKYFDPRSRVLRDYAEHVANKEGKSNYYQILETIEKVVVDRIGSKGIYPNVDFYSGTVYSDLGIKKEFFTPIFALARISGWCASVIEYTRDNRLLRPDAVYTGERDAKYVKLQDRG; from the coding sequence ATGACGAATATCGCCAAAGGGCTTGAGGGCGTCCTCTTTACGGAAAGCAAACTCACGTTCATCAACGGCACCGAAGGGATTCTGACCCACCTGGGCATTCCCATTCAGGAGTGGGCCGAGAACAGCACCTTTGAAGAACTGTCGTTGGCGCTGCTGAACGGCCACCTGCCCACGGCGGCCGAGCTGGCGGCCTTTGACGCCGAGCTGAAGGCCAACCGCGCCATTCCCGAAGCCCTGATCAGCGTGATCCAGGCGATGCCCAAAGGGATTCACCCCATGCAGGCGCTGCGCACGGCGGTGTCGTACCTGGGCCTGCTGGACCCCCAGGCCGAAGACACCAGCCCCGAGGGCCGCCGCGCCATCGCCACGCGCATGATCGCGCAGTTCGCCACCATCATCGCCGCGATCAACCGCGCGCAGGACGGCCAGGACATCGTGGCGCCGCGCATGGACCTGACCCACGCGGGCAACTACCTGTACATGCTGAGCGGCAAGGAGCCCACCGCCGAGCAGGCCCGGCTGTTCGACATTGCCCTGGTGCTGCACGTGGACCACGGCATGAACGCCAGCACCTTCACGGCGATTGCCACGGCCTCCACGCTGTCGGACATGTACTCGTGCATCACCAGCGCCATTGGCGCGCTCAAGGGGCCGCTGCACGGCGGCGCCAACGAAGCCGTGATGGACATGCTGGACGAGGTGGGCACCCCCGAGCAGGCCGAGGCGTACATCACGAAAAAGCTGGACAACAAAGAGAAGATCATGGGCGTGGGGCACCGCGTGTACAAGTACTTTGACCCCCGCTCGCGCGTGCTGCGCGACTACGCCGAGCACGTGGCGAACAAGGAAGGCAAGAGCAACTACTACCAGATTCTGGAAACCATTGAAAAGGTCGTCGTGGACCGCATTGGCTCCAAGGGCATCTACCCCAACGTGGACTTTTACAGCGGCACGGTGTACAGCGACCTGGGGATTAAAAAGGAGTTCTTCACGCCCATCTTCGCCCTGGCCCGGATCAGCGGCTGGTGCGCCAGCGTGATTGAATACACCCGCGACAACCGCCTGCTGCGCCCCGACGCCGT